Proteins from one Halovivax limisalsi genomic window:
- a CDS encoding DUF2797 domain-containing protein, translating into MQIVGYEPTARGPALLVREGEPGSGAAGEAGVDRRPLEPGDQLELPLGRRHCAGSIDRETGRHVPCDRPGTPYCEAHASTWVCARCTGTCLKDEMDCFEPHAVYIAAFAPDTVKVGVTRLDRLDTRLREQGADRGAHVHTVSNGRIARELEAEIATELVDRVRIDRKIDGLAAAVDEARWESVLAEFDVIDRWTFDYGVDLDRRPVVETIATGRIVGCKGRLLVLERGGTTYAVDLRELVGHRVRTDTTDRHLQSSLGSFGGA; encoded by the coding sequence GTGCAGATAGTCGGGTACGAACCGACGGCTCGCGGTCCCGCGCTGCTCGTCCGCGAGGGCGAACCCGGGAGCGGCGCCGCCGGCGAGGCGGGCGTCGACCGCCGACCGCTCGAACCCGGCGATCAACTGGAACTGCCGCTCGGCCGGCGCCACTGCGCGGGATCGATCGACCGCGAGACGGGTCGCCACGTTCCGTGCGACCGGCCGGGGACGCCCTACTGCGAGGCCCACGCCTCGACGTGGGTGTGCGCCCGCTGTACCGGGACCTGCCTGAAAGACGAGATGGACTGCTTCGAACCCCACGCCGTCTACATCGCGGCCTTCGCCCCCGACACCGTCAAGGTCGGCGTCACCCGCCTCGACCGCCTCGACACCCGGCTGCGCGAGCAGGGTGCCGATCGAGGCGCCCACGTCCACACCGTCTCGAACGGCCGGATCGCGCGGGAGCTCGAGGCCGAGATCGCGACCGAACTGGTCGATCGCGTCCGGATCGATCGCAAGATCGACGGCCTCGCGGCGGCGGTCGACGAAGCCCGCTGGGAGTCCGTCCTCGCGGAGTTCGACGTCATCGATCGGTGGACGTTCGACTACGGCGTCGACCTCGATCGACGCCCCGTCGTCGAGACGATCGCGACGGGTCGGATCGTCGGCTGCAAGGGCCGGCTGCTGGTGCTCGAACGCGGGGGAACGACCTACGCCGTCGACCTGCGCGAACTGGTAGGCCACCGCGTTCGGACGGACACCACGGATCGACACCTGCAATCGTCGCTCGGGTCCTTCGGCGGTGCGTGA
- a CDS encoding BsuPI-related putative proteinase inhibitor, which yields MGLDGTLDVTTDGHGVSFALAVTNASDEPITAQFSDGCRVDVAVEDDDAEVWRFTEERLFPQVLGEERFDPGETRRFEVEWADPDPGSYTATAELTATDRDCTASASFSV from the coding sequence ATGGGACTCGATGGAACCCTCGACGTGACGACGGACGGGCACGGCGTCTCGTTCGCACTGGCCGTCACGAACGCGAGCGACGAACCGATCACGGCACAGTTCAGCGACGGTTGTCGCGTCGACGTCGCCGTCGAGGACGACGACGCGGAGGTCTGGCGCTTTACGGAGGAGAGACTCTTCCCGCAGGTTCTCGGCGAGGAACGCTTCGATCCGGGCGAGACGCGACGGTTCGAGGTCGAGTGGGCCGACCCCGACCCGGGCTCGTACACGGCGACGGCGGAACTCACCGCCACGGATCGAGACTGTACGGCGAGCGCGTCCTTCTCGGTCTAG
- a CDS encoding DUF6159 family protein: protein MALFGRLKTGLALSKDALLVVRHNPGLAVFPLVSGITGFAFLALFLGVTFGVVGVSAQGPALVLLGLTYLTLTFVSSFFAAGLVHETREVLAGKEPSLGRGIEAAKAVWKPLLIWSFISATVGVLINAIENSDSRVARLVGTLFGAAWTLLTFFVVPVIVFEDTTTTGMFKESSHTFKELWGETPISLVAVQLVGLVIALPFVLLGIALSGISPILTAGAILTGALLAFLVSQTLQGVIKTTLYLYATEGVRPDEFGDLDLDGLAGDGRQSARSTSAPHTGGFR, encoded by the coding sequence ATGGCGCTATTCGGCAGACTCAAAACCGGACTCGCCCTCTCGAAGGACGCGCTGCTGGTGGTTCGACACAACCCCGGACTGGCGGTCTTTCCGCTGGTGAGCGGAATTACGGGGTTCGCGTTCCTCGCGTTGTTCCTCGGCGTCACCTTCGGCGTCGTCGGCGTGAGCGCGCAGGGCCCGGCGCTGGTCCTCCTGGGGCTCACCTACCTCACGCTGACGTTCGTCTCGTCGTTCTTCGCGGCCGGGCTCGTCCACGAAACCCGCGAGGTCCTCGCGGGGAAGGAGCCGTCGCTCGGGCGCGGGATCGAGGCCGCGAAAGCGGTGTGGAAGCCGCTCCTGATCTGGTCGTTCATCAGCGCCACCGTCGGCGTCCTCATCAACGCCATCGAGAACTCGGATTCGCGCGTGGCTCGACTCGTCGGGACGCTCTTCGGCGCCGCCTGGACGCTCCTTACGTTCTTCGTCGTCCCGGTCATCGTCTTCGAGGACACCACGACGACGGGAATGTTCAAAGAGAGCTCGCACACGTTCAAGGAGCTCTGGGGCGAGACGCCGATCAGCCTCGTCGCGGTTCAGCTCGTCGGCCTGGTGATCGCCCTGCCGTTCGTCCTCCTCGGTATCGCACTCTCCGGAATCAGCCCGATTCTCACGGCTGGAGCGATCCTGACCGGCGCGCTGCTCGCGTTCCTCGTGAGCCAAACCCTCCAGGGCGTCATCAAGACGACGCTCTACCTCTACGCCACCGAGGGCGTCCGTCCCGACGAGTTCGGGGATCTCGATCTCGACGGACTCGCCGGCGACGGGCGCCAGTCCGCTCGGTCGACGAGCGCCCCGCACACGGGCGGATTTCGCTAA